The following are from one region of the Oryzias melastigma strain HK-1 linkage group LG22, ASM292280v2, whole genome shotgun sequence genome:
- the clmn gene encoding calmin isoform X2, with product MEREAVQKRTFTRWMNLHLQKCDPPIQIQDLFRDIQDGFILMVLLEELSGCKLIHGFKKSSHRIFRLNNIAKVLAFLEERNVKLVSIDATDVADGNSSIILGLIWNIILFFQIKELTGNIRSQFPSCSSLSSIPTSSDSDTSHSSTPSEERRNASNALKENSKAIKKLLQWIQRKTRKYGVAVQDFGRSWTSGLAFLALIKSIDSSLVDMRKALLRSPRENLEDAFRIAHYSLGIPRLLEPEDVGFNEPDEQSIIMYVSQFLEHFPGLEEAEESAHLIERSVSMGRLNDSDLMRNGAHLGRVKERTSLFQRDGGKPPPKILLSSVSEDRGVLSPRLRVAATRSWSSDDILSDPPCDVVSHEAQRVADVQQDLSCTSPSFTPDSGNPEPLIPDSAIHSPDSWVESELMPESHSDSSLFDSGPGWDVYRATPVQVLPMDEGFMSPMEDRAPDEPSVTGSYSDEGVSSMESTQDKGQQLNSENPVLELITDPGHSDTSKEVESNHISPLHQEPSWTLNEEVTLLQDDQTNHFQPDFSTEHEESSQREQEGDTTNLNEQIDGPSEEPESITSEEEYPKAVSSLEDEGMDSKNEPHNVSNEEQKTQEEELLAEEICSSETILPNQEETSKTGLIIPIISISSESKDHEEESEQEDWETGENLDKKTESGNGGDDTEPNSPTSPVPLEQGLLESVCSEDLKEEPEERPSSLIPESSDTRPLQQPTEDEQGRSSVTESVQNQEVDEPRQEDSSDDPPVVKESASPVNLDSDAIPAGPASDSGSEVPYLSIMDTDAFELTEPTVPPSSGPSGFNRTTDLFYSQFEENSPAEHPVAAPVEPMDLFYPDKEEPMLSEPADTEMQRWPSVLSVSALEPAPTSADDMDDQLMIGEEDDDELIPSNQERPDALSTQEQYEVPVWESRADIPADIRNSERRDAGSSSGTDEIQIPSGLRRRKGPHLVESRGENQRAALRTAKREDSWWKENSDLYLLLLLWLLLYCLLLLPQMDLQELPSLLLNSH from the exons TGGAAAGGGAGGCTGTGCAGAAGAGGACCTTCACCCGATGGATGAACCTCCACTTACAAAAG TGCGACCCGCCGATCCAGATCCAAGACCTGTTCCGGGACATCCAGGATGGGTTCATCCTCATGGTTCTGCTGGAGGAACTCTCCGGCTGCAAACTG ATTCATGGATTCAAGAAGTCCAGCCACCGAATTTTCCGTCTCAACAACATTGCCAAAGTCTTAGCTTTCCTGGAGGAGCGAAAC GTGAAGCTGGTCAGCATAGATGCGACCGACGTTGCCGATGGAAACTCCTCCATCATCCTTGGACTCATCTGGAACATCATCCTTTTCTTCCAG ATTAAGGAGCTAACCGGGAACATCCGGAGCCAGTTCCCCTCCTGCTCCAGCCTGTCGTCCATCCCTACCAGCTCTGACTCCGACACGTCCCACAGCAGCACGCCGTCCGAGGAGAGGCGGAACGCCAGCAACGCTCTGAAGGAGAACAGCAAAGCCATCAAAAAGCTGCTGCAGTGGATTCAGAGAAAAACTCGCAA GTACGGGGTGGCGGTTCAAGATTTTGGGAGAAGCTGGACGAGTGGATTGGCCTTCCTGGCCCTCATTAAGTCCATCGATTCCAGTCTGGTGGACATGAGGAAAGCTCTGCTGAGGAGTCCCAGAGAGAATCTGGAGGACGCCTTCAGGATAGCTCACTACAGCCTGGGAATTCCCCGCCTGCTGGAGCCTGAAG ATGTGGGTTTTAATGAGCCAGACGAGCAGTCCATCATCATGTATGTCTCCCAGTTCTTGGAGCATTTCCCTGGTCTGGAGGAG GCGGAAGAGTCCGCTCACCTGATCGAGCGCAGCGTCTCCATGGGTCGCCTCAACGACTCCGACCTGATGAGAAACGGCGCTCACCTCGGCAGAGTGAAAGAGCGGACCAGCTTGTTCCAGAGAGACGGCGGCAAACCGCCGCCCAAAATCCTGCTGTCTTCCGTGTCGGAGGACAGGGGCGTCCTGTCGCCTCGCCTCAGGGTGGCTGCGACTCGCTCCTGGTCCAGCGATGACATCCTGTCCGACCCGCCTTGTGACGTTGTCTCTCACGAAGCCCAACGAGTCGCCGACGTCCAGCAGGACTTGAGCTGCACGTCACCTTCattcacacctgattctggaaACCCCGAGCCTCTAATCCCCGACTCCGCCATCCACTCCCCAGACTCCTGGGTGGAGAGCGAGCTGATGCCTGAGAGCCACAGCGACAGCTCTCTGTTTGACAGCGGGCCGGGCTGGGATGTGTACCGGGCCACGCCGGTGCAGGTGCTGCCAATGGATGAAGGATTCATGTCCCCCATGGAGGACAGAGCTCCAGATGAACCCTCTGTGACGGGATCGTACAGCGACGAAGGAGTGTCCTCCATGGAGAGCACCCAGGACAAAGGCCAGCAGCTGAACTCAGAGAATCCGGTTCTGGAACTCATCACTGATCCAGGACACAGTGACACTTCAAAAGAGGTAGAATCCAATCACATCAGTCCACTTCATCAAGAACCGTCCTGGACGCTCAATGAGGAAGTAACTCTCCTCCAAGATGATCAAACAAACCATTTCCAACCCGACTTCTCCACCGAGCATGAAGAAAGCTCTCAGAGAGAACAAGAAGGAGACACAACGAATCTAAATGAACAAATTGATGGTCCGTCTGAAGAACCGGAGAGCATTACCTCTGAGGAGGAGTATCCAAAAGCTGTCTCCTCACTGGAAGATGAAGGAATGGACTCTAAAAATGAGCCACACAATGTAAGCAATGAAGAGCAGAAAACACAGGAGGAAGAACTCTTAGCTGAAGAAATCTGTAGTTCTGAGACGATTTTACCAAATCAAGAGGAAACGTCAAAAACTGGTCTCATTATTCCCATCATCTCCATCTCCAGTGAGTCAAAGGACCACGAAGAAGAATCTGAACAAGAAGATTGGGAAACCGGTGAGAATCTAGACAAGAAGACTGAGTCCGGAAATGGGGGAGATGACACAGAACCGAACAGTCCTACAAGTCCAGTTCCTCTGGAACAAGGTCTACTAGAGTCTGTCTGCAGTGAAGACCTCAAAGAAGAACCTGAAGAGAGACCGTCCAGTCTGATACCAGAAAGTTCGGACACAAGACCTCTGCAACAACCAACCGAAGACGAACAAGGAAGAAGCTCTGTTACAGAATCTGTCCAGAACCAGGAAGTGGACGAACCCAGACAAGAGGACAGTTCTGATGATCCTCCAGTTGTAAAGGAGTCCGCTTCTCCAGTGAATCTTGACAGTGATGCAATACCAGCCGGTCCTGCCTCCGACAGCGGGTCAGAAGTCCCTTATCTGAGCATAATGGACACAGATGCCTTCGAGCTGACTGAACCAACAGTTCCTCCGTCTTCTGGACCATCAGGATTCAACAGAACCACAGACTTGTTCTATTCCCAATTTGAGGAAAACTCTCCTGCAGAGCATCCAGTTGCTGCCCCAGTGGAGCCCATGGATCTGTTCTACCCCGACAAAGAGGAGCCCATGCTCTCAGAGCCTGCTGACACCGAGATGCAGCGGTGGCCTTCAGTTCTGAGCGTCTCAGCTCTGGAGCCGGCGCCAACGTCGGCCGATGACATGGACGACCAACTGATGATCGGAGAGGAGGACGATGATGAA CTGATTCCATCCAATCAGGAGCGTCCTGACGCCCTCTCCACCCAGGAGCAGTATGAGGTTCCGGTTTGGGAATCGCGGGCGGATATTCCCGCAGACATCAGGAACTCTGAGAG GAGAGATGCAGGAAGTTCCAGCGGAACAGACGAGATCCAGATCCCTTCAGGTCTCCGTCGCAGGAAGGGGCCTCACCTCGTGGAGTCCAGGGGG GAAAACCAGAGAGCCGCGTTAAGAACAGCCAAACGGGAGGACTCTTG GTGGAAGGAGAACTCGGACCtgtatctgctgctgctgctctggctGCTTCTCTACTGCCTCCTGCTGCTGCCGCAGATGGACCTGCAGGAGCTGCCGAGTCTTCTGCTGAACTCACACTGA
- the clmn gene encoding calmin isoform X1 has product MAGHERQDWFEREEFIGQISDIRVQNLQVEREAVQKRTFTRWMNLHLQKCDPPIQIQDLFRDIQDGFILMVLLEELSGCKLIHGFKKSSHRIFRLNNIAKVLAFLEERNVKLVSIDATDVADGNSSIILGLIWNIILFFQIKELTGNIRSQFPSCSSLSSIPTSSDSDTSHSSTPSEERRNASNALKENSKAIKKLLQWIQRKTRKYGVAVQDFGRSWTSGLAFLALIKSIDSSLVDMRKALLRSPRENLEDAFRIAHYSLGIPRLLEPEDVGFNEPDEQSIIMYVSQFLEHFPGLEEAEESAHLIERSVSMGRLNDSDLMRNGAHLGRVKERTSLFQRDGGKPPPKILLSSVSEDRGVLSPRLRVAATRSWSSDDILSDPPCDVVSHEAQRVADVQQDLSCTSPSFTPDSGNPEPLIPDSAIHSPDSWVESELMPESHSDSSLFDSGPGWDVYRATPVQVLPMDEGFMSPMEDRAPDEPSVTGSYSDEGVSSMESTQDKGQQLNSENPVLELITDPGHSDTSKEVESNHISPLHQEPSWTLNEEVTLLQDDQTNHFQPDFSTEHEESSQREQEGDTTNLNEQIDGPSEEPESITSEEEYPKAVSSLEDEGMDSKNEPHNVSNEEQKTQEEELLAEEICSSETILPNQEETSKTGLIIPIISISSESKDHEEESEQEDWETGENLDKKTESGNGGDDTEPNSPTSPVPLEQGLLESVCSEDLKEEPEERPSSLIPESSDTRPLQQPTEDEQGRSSVTESVQNQEVDEPRQEDSSDDPPVVKESASPVNLDSDAIPAGPASDSGSEVPYLSIMDTDAFELTEPTVPPSSGPSGFNRTTDLFYSQFEENSPAEHPVAAPVEPMDLFYPDKEEPMLSEPADTEMQRWPSVLSVSALEPAPTSADDMDDQLMIGEEDDDELIPSNQERPDALSTQEQYEVPVWESRADIPADIRNSERRDAGSSSGTDEIQIPSGLRRRKGPHLVESRGENQRAALRTAKREDSWWKENSDLYLLLLLWLLLYCLLLLPQMDLQELPSLLLNSH; this is encoded by the exons TGGAAAGGGAGGCTGTGCAGAAGAGGACCTTCACCCGATGGATGAACCTCCACTTACAAAAG TGCGACCCGCCGATCCAGATCCAAGACCTGTTCCGGGACATCCAGGATGGGTTCATCCTCATGGTTCTGCTGGAGGAACTCTCCGGCTGCAAACTG ATTCATGGATTCAAGAAGTCCAGCCACCGAATTTTCCGTCTCAACAACATTGCCAAAGTCTTAGCTTTCCTGGAGGAGCGAAAC GTGAAGCTGGTCAGCATAGATGCGACCGACGTTGCCGATGGAAACTCCTCCATCATCCTTGGACTCATCTGGAACATCATCCTTTTCTTCCAG ATTAAGGAGCTAACCGGGAACATCCGGAGCCAGTTCCCCTCCTGCTCCAGCCTGTCGTCCATCCCTACCAGCTCTGACTCCGACACGTCCCACAGCAGCACGCCGTCCGAGGAGAGGCGGAACGCCAGCAACGCTCTGAAGGAGAACAGCAAAGCCATCAAAAAGCTGCTGCAGTGGATTCAGAGAAAAACTCGCAA GTACGGGGTGGCGGTTCAAGATTTTGGGAGAAGCTGGACGAGTGGATTGGCCTTCCTGGCCCTCATTAAGTCCATCGATTCCAGTCTGGTGGACATGAGGAAAGCTCTGCTGAGGAGTCCCAGAGAGAATCTGGAGGACGCCTTCAGGATAGCTCACTACAGCCTGGGAATTCCCCGCCTGCTGGAGCCTGAAG ATGTGGGTTTTAATGAGCCAGACGAGCAGTCCATCATCATGTATGTCTCCCAGTTCTTGGAGCATTTCCCTGGTCTGGAGGAG GCGGAAGAGTCCGCTCACCTGATCGAGCGCAGCGTCTCCATGGGTCGCCTCAACGACTCCGACCTGATGAGAAACGGCGCTCACCTCGGCAGAGTGAAAGAGCGGACCAGCTTGTTCCAGAGAGACGGCGGCAAACCGCCGCCCAAAATCCTGCTGTCTTCCGTGTCGGAGGACAGGGGCGTCCTGTCGCCTCGCCTCAGGGTGGCTGCGACTCGCTCCTGGTCCAGCGATGACATCCTGTCCGACCCGCCTTGTGACGTTGTCTCTCACGAAGCCCAACGAGTCGCCGACGTCCAGCAGGACTTGAGCTGCACGTCACCTTCattcacacctgattctggaaACCCCGAGCCTCTAATCCCCGACTCCGCCATCCACTCCCCAGACTCCTGGGTGGAGAGCGAGCTGATGCCTGAGAGCCACAGCGACAGCTCTCTGTTTGACAGCGGGCCGGGCTGGGATGTGTACCGGGCCACGCCGGTGCAGGTGCTGCCAATGGATGAAGGATTCATGTCCCCCATGGAGGACAGAGCTCCAGATGAACCCTCTGTGACGGGATCGTACAGCGACGAAGGAGTGTCCTCCATGGAGAGCACCCAGGACAAAGGCCAGCAGCTGAACTCAGAGAATCCGGTTCTGGAACTCATCACTGATCCAGGACACAGTGACACTTCAAAAGAGGTAGAATCCAATCACATCAGTCCACTTCATCAAGAACCGTCCTGGACGCTCAATGAGGAAGTAACTCTCCTCCAAGATGATCAAACAAACCATTTCCAACCCGACTTCTCCACCGAGCATGAAGAAAGCTCTCAGAGAGAACAAGAAGGAGACACAACGAATCTAAATGAACAAATTGATGGTCCGTCTGAAGAACCGGAGAGCATTACCTCTGAGGAGGAGTATCCAAAAGCTGTCTCCTCACTGGAAGATGAAGGAATGGACTCTAAAAATGAGCCACACAATGTAAGCAATGAAGAGCAGAAAACACAGGAGGAAGAACTCTTAGCTGAAGAAATCTGTAGTTCTGAGACGATTTTACCAAATCAAGAGGAAACGTCAAAAACTGGTCTCATTATTCCCATCATCTCCATCTCCAGTGAGTCAAAGGACCACGAAGAAGAATCTGAACAAGAAGATTGGGAAACCGGTGAGAATCTAGACAAGAAGACTGAGTCCGGAAATGGGGGAGATGACACAGAACCGAACAGTCCTACAAGTCCAGTTCCTCTGGAACAAGGTCTACTAGAGTCTGTCTGCAGTGAAGACCTCAAAGAAGAACCTGAAGAGAGACCGTCCAGTCTGATACCAGAAAGTTCGGACACAAGACCTCTGCAACAACCAACCGAAGACGAACAAGGAAGAAGCTCTGTTACAGAATCTGTCCAGAACCAGGAAGTGGACGAACCCAGACAAGAGGACAGTTCTGATGATCCTCCAGTTGTAAAGGAGTCCGCTTCTCCAGTGAATCTTGACAGTGATGCAATACCAGCCGGTCCTGCCTCCGACAGCGGGTCAGAAGTCCCTTATCTGAGCATAATGGACACAGATGCCTTCGAGCTGACTGAACCAACAGTTCCTCCGTCTTCTGGACCATCAGGATTCAACAGAACCACAGACTTGTTCTATTCCCAATTTGAGGAAAACTCTCCTGCAGAGCATCCAGTTGCTGCCCCAGTGGAGCCCATGGATCTGTTCTACCCCGACAAAGAGGAGCCCATGCTCTCAGAGCCTGCTGACACCGAGATGCAGCGGTGGCCTTCAGTTCTGAGCGTCTCAGCTCTGGAGCCGGCGCCAACGTCGGCCGATGACATGGACGACCAACTGATGATCGGAGAGGAGGACGATGATGAA CTGATTCCATCCAATCAGGAGCGTCCTGACGCCCTCTCCACCCAGGAGCAGTATGAGGTTCCGGTTTGGGAATCGCGGGCGGATATTCCCGCAGACATCAGGAACTCTGAGAG GAGAGATGCAGGAAGTTCCAGCGGAACAGACGAGATCCAGATCCCTTCAGGTCTCCGTCGCAGGAAGGGGCCTCACCTCGTGGAGTCCAGGGGG GAAAACCAGAGAGCCGCGTTAAGAACAGCCAAACGGGAGGACTCTTG GTGGAAGGAGAACTCGGACCtgtatctgctgctgctgctctggctGCTTCTCTACTGCCTCCTGCTGCTGCCGCAGATGGACCTGCAGGAGCTGCCGAGTCTTCTGCTGAACTCACACTGA